In Clostridia bacterium, the genomic stretch GTATCCCGGCCGGGAAATTGATGTTGTTCTCCTGCGGGTTGTAGTAGGCGTTGACGGTGGGCGGCGACATCTCCCACTCGGTGCGATCGACCGGTTTGCCAATCTTCTTTAACTGGCGCTGCGTTTCAAAGGCGTTAGCGCGCAGAGAGTTGCCGAGCGCGTCATTGGGAACGACGTTCAGCAAACTGTAATCGCGCCACTTCTCGGGATAGCCGATCTTGTTGGCGATGGCCTGCAACTTAACGGACGCCTGCTTCTTCGTTTCCCCGGTCATCCACGGCAGGTCTTTGATGTCGCGTTCGAGAGCCTTTTCGAGCCCCTGCACCATGGCGAGCGTGCGCTGCTTGCCTTCGGTTCCGAACGTGCGGTCCACAAAAGCCTGTCCAAGAGCTTCGCCAAGATCGTTGTCGGTGTAGGAAACGCAACGCTTCCAGCGCGGACGAATTTCTTTGGCGCCAGTCAGAATTCTGCCGTTGAAGTTGAAGTTCTCCTGCACGAATTTATCCGGCAGCATGCGAGCAGCAGTCTGCAAGAGGTTCCAGGTGAGATATGTTTTTACGTCCTGTAGCGAATTGTTGGCAACGACCTCGTTCATGCCCTTGACGAAATCGGGAACGTAAACATTGATCGCATCGAATGTCGGCGACGATGTGTTGGCGATGTACTTGTTCCAATCGAAGGCTGGGCTGAGCACCACCAGTTCCTTGATGGACATCTTGTGGTAGAGCTTATTGGGATCGCGACGGCTGACGTTATCCAGGGAGGCCTTTGCGAGGGCAGTTTCAATGGCCATGACGGTCTTTGCCTTGGCCGCGGCGCTCTCCGTGCTGTCGCCCAGCAATTGAAACATATTCTGCACGTGCTGAAGATATTTGCTGCGCAGATCTACCGACTTGGGGTCATCCTTGAAGTAGTAGTCGCGCTCCGGCAACCCGATGCCGCCCTGATCGGTGGCGGCGATGACCATCTTCGCGTTTTTTGCGTCCGGCTCTGACTTAAAGTTGAAGAACGCATCGATGCCGTTCTGATGACCTTTAGCAAGATAGGCGGGCAAATCAGCCTTGCTCTTCAGTGCAGCGATGCGGTCCAGTTCCGGCTTCAGCGGCGCAGTTCCCTTCTGCTCAATCGCCGTTTCATCCATACACGCGGCGTAGTAATCGCCGATCTT encodes the following:
- a CDS encoding M13 family metallopeptidase, whose product is MRRFTLTATAVLLLVTISAAQKSTTSAKAPEPSKISTFDLGAMDKSVDPCTDFYQYACGTWRAKNPVPSDQPIWGRFNELGENNRLILRSILENASTTSANRSAVDQKIGDYYAACMDETAIEQKGTAPLKPELDRIAALKSKADLPAYLAKGHQNGIDAFFNFKSEPDAKNAKMVIAATDQGGIGLPERDYYFKDDPKSVDLRSKYLQHVQNMFQLLGDSTESAAAKAKTVMAIETALAKASLDNVSRRDPNKLYHKMSIKELVVLSPAFDWNKYIANTSSPTFDAINVYVPDFVKGMNEVVANNSLQDVKTYLTWNLLQTAARMLPDKFVQENFNFNGRILTGAKEIRPRWKRCVSYTDNDLGEALGQAFVDRTFGTEGKQRTLAMVQGLEKALERDIKDLPWMTGETKKQASVKLQAIANKIGYPEKWRDYSLLNVVPNDALGNSLRANAFETQRQLKKIGKPVDRTEWEMSPPTVNAYYNPQENNINFPAGILQPPFFDKSGDEAANYGGIGAVIGHELTHGFDDEGRQFDADGNLRDWWTEKDATAFNERAQCIVDQYNGYTAVDDVKLNGKLTLGENTADNGGVKIAYMALMDRLGPDAEKAMDSFTPAQRFFIGYSQVWCQNETPEFARMLAQVDPHSPGKYRVNGTVSNMPEFQKAFNCKAGAPLVRKNACRVW